From the genome of Uranotaenia lowii strain MFRU-FL chromosome 1, ASM2978415v1, whole genome shotgun sequence, one region includes:
- the LOC129756703 gene encoding uncharacterized protein LOC129756703: protein MAFSYKFVGVLCLVAAVAALPAEEASRNSISDDLMGSIYKDCMQSDPVNCVKYKIFSFFDKVVAKRSVFSLAEGVALVKTPDAESDGAPRALSGDESIEQLILSRLQSFLSTHTIKVDLKGSDIVNAVSSTGRALEDVSENLLEDGEGEAGEARGKKKKAAKILGPLIMAVALKAAALLPLVLGAIALIAGKALLIGKIALVLSAIIGLKKLLSQEKHVTYEVVAHPHHSTSHSSSHGDAYSAGSYDSASYSGASSGHGGWGRSINDAQDLAYKAQKP from the coding sequence ATGGCGTTCAGTTATAAGTTCGTCGGAGTTTTGTGTTTGGTGGCAGCTGTAGCCGCATTGCCAGCAGAAGAAGCATCGCGGAATTCAATTTCGGACGACTTGATGGGCAGCATCTACAAGGATTGTATGCAGTCAGATCCAGTGAACTGTGTCAAGTATAAGATCTTCAGCTTCTTCGATAAGGTTGTGGCCAAGCGTAGTGTATTTTCGTTGGCTGAAGGTGTTGCTCTAGTGAAGACTCCTGATGCAGAATCCGATGGAGCTCCTCGTGCCTTGTCCGGTGATGAATCTATTGAACAGTTGATCCTGTCACGACTTCAGAGCTTCCTGTCGACACACACAATTAAAGTTGATCTGAAGGGTTCGGATATCGTCAATGCAGTTAGCTCAACTGGACGTGCCCTTGAGGATGTTAGTGAAAACCTGTTGGAAGATGGCGAAGGAGAAGCCGGAGAGGCTCGTGGCAAGAAGAAGAAGGCCGCCAAGATTTTGGGCCCATTGATCATGGCCGTTGCATTGAAGGCTGCTGCTCTTCTGCCACTTGTTTTGGGAGCCATTGCATTGATCGCTGGCAAGGCCTTGCTCATCGGTAAGATTGCCCTGGTTCTGTCGGCCATCATCGGATTGAAGAAACTGCTGTCCCAAGAGAAGCACGTGACCTATGAAGTCGTAGCCCACCCACACCACAGCACCAGTCACTCCTCCAGCCATGGTGATGCCTATTCCGCTGGATCGTACGATTCTGCCAGCTATAGCGGCGCTAGCTCAGGACATGGAGGATGGGGACGTTCGATCAACGACGCTCAAGATCTAGCATACAAGGCTCAGAAACCCTAA